From one Bacteroides intestinalis DSM 17393 genomic stretch:
- a CDS encoding RagB/SusD family nutrient uptake outer membrane protein encodes MKLIKKTIIPAVALFSLSLTGCSGFLDTTPHDSLNSDNALESMQDFDNTTNSVYESIRSASYTTEFMLMVPDVMSDNLTLNRDGRLIYNEFADFKFYADTYGVTGMWSAAYNGILGANEVITRLDGMEIAEADKKLGANLLAECLALRGMIHFDLVRLYGRNYQQASDGDLGVTYKKDTETDFPARNTVKEVYTWLVEDLERAKGLMSDDYNAKINYRLNKKSVCAILARVYLTMGENQLAVTNATAAITGDGSDMADTQGFSKVYTTSMAVPEVLFRIALKSDDGILPGNSWGQGATTSYVGNYSVSCGLRELYTTTDCRNSVIKMVTSESGDCNMVWKWANGGASAGLVDIPLIRTAEMYLTRAEANYNLKQYTPALADLNIVRSKRYSDYEAGNESGESLEKAIQLQRRLELAFEGHRFFDLKRRHEDLERDGLGFLADGTGAPAGAQEVSADSPYYLLPIPQSEIDANENMIQNKY; translated from the coding sequence ATGAAATTAATTAAAAAAACAATAATACCAGCAGTTGCTCTTTTTAGTTTGTCACTGACCGGATGTTCTGGTTTTCTGGATACCACTCCTCATGACTCTCTGAATAGTGACAATGCACTAGAGTCTATGCAAGACTTTGATAATACAACCAATAGTGTATATGAATCAATTCGTTCGGCATCTTATACCACCGAGTTTATGTTGATGGTTCCAGACGTTATGTCCGATAATCTAACATTGAATCGTGACGGCCGTTTGATTTACAATGAATTTGCCGATTTCAAGTTTTACGCTGATACATATGGTGTAACTGGTATGTGGTCTGCTGCTTATAATGGTATTTTAGGTGCTAATGAGGTTATTACCCGTTTGGATGGTATGGAAATAGCTGAAGCAGATAAAAAGTTAGGTGCCAACCTACTTGCTGAATGTCTGGCTTTACGTGGCATGATACATTTTGATCTGGTACGTTTATATGGTAGAAACTATCAGCAGGCTTCTGACGGTGATTTAGGAGTTACTTATAAAAAAGATACGGAAACTGATTTTCCGGCACGTAATACTGTGAAAGAGGTATATACATGGTTGGTAGAAGATTTGGAAAGAGCGAAAGGATTGATGAGCGATGATTACAATGCTAAAATCAATTATCGCTTAAATAAGAAATCTGTTTGTGCTATTTTGGCACGCGTGTATCTAACAATGGGTGAAAATCAATTAGCTGTAACAAATGCAACAGCTGCTATTACAGGTGATGGCTCTGATATGGCGGATACTCAAGGTTTCAGCAAAGTATATACTACCAGTATGGCAGTTCCTGAGGTTTTATTCCGCATAGCACTTAAATCAGATGATGGAATTCTACCTGGCAACAGCTGGGGACAGGGTGCTACAACCAGCTATGTAGGTAATTATTCTGTTTCTTGCGGATTAAGAGAACTGTATACAACCACTGACTGCCGTAATTCTGTTATCAAAATGGTTACCAGCGAAAGTGGTGATTGCAATATGGTATGGAAATGGGCTAATGGTGGTGCCTCTGCCGGTCTGGTTGATATTCCTCTTATACGTACTGCAGAAATGTACTTGACTCGTGCAGAAGCTAATTACAATTTGAAGCAGTATACTCCTGCTTTGGCAGACTTGAATATTGTACGCTCAAAACGTTATTCAGATTATGAAGCAGGTAATGAAAGTGGTGAGAGTTTGGAAAAAGCCATTCAGTTACAAAGACGTTTGGAACTGGCATTTGAAGGGCACCGTTTCTTTGACTTAAAGCGCAGACATGAAGATTTGGAGCGTGATGGTTTAGGTTTCTTAGCTGATGGTACAGGTGCTCCTGCCGGTGCTCAAGAAGTATCTGCAGACAGTCCTTACTATCTCCTGCCTATTCCACAAAGCGAAATAGATGCTAATGAGAATATGATTCAAAACAAGTATTAA
- a CDS encoding SusC/RagA family TonB-linked outer membrane protein — MQVSYIGMQTQEVAIKRNLKIVLKADAAMLDEVVVVAYGAAKKSSLTGSVEIVKADQLSKVPVNSVDQALQGKAAGVQVTAATGRPGASANIKIRGTSSISAGSDPLFVIDGVPVSSADFAALNSNDIEYMSVLKDASATAIYGSRGSNGVILITTKKGQSGKTTIDLKAIFGISTRTLSDSDFTMMNAQEKLTYERQLGIGRGSSGGANGGAMTDAEIAAAKNTNWADEIFRTGTTQSYELNVAGGTDATRFYLSGQYFDQDAIVPGSYLRRSTLRANLEHKIKDVVKIGFNSSAGISKEGLLRTDRNALNPFNYIFNANPYDAPYNEDGSYNTDMKVAGNQINIFENIANNPASLSKLKIIAAFNLEWRIWDQLKYTTVAGVDFTQYQNYQFNKPESQLSQILGSPYGYRNDRIQQRSTWVWTNMLSYDKTFNDVHEVKAAAAMEAQSSHYRTLTASVSGFATGKLDAISVGATDKDVAGNTTDWRMLSYLATAGYTYDSKYIIDAAIRWDGSSRFGADNQYGMFWAVGLGWNMERESFLQDVSWLTRLKVRGSVGTSGNNNIGDYAAQGVYGYGSYNGASTAYPARLPNPDLSWEKSMQASVGLDASLFDSRLNVTFDVYQRKTTDLLLSTRLSMTSGFSSRIDNVGELMNKGYELSISGDLIRTNDWKLTLNGMISQNKNEIKKLYKGNDISVGWNNLIKEGYPINVYKMVRWAGVNPANGDALYYTADGRITNTYNSNDAVVLDGKTPDPKYFGSFGANLSYKGWELAADFYFSGGNYIYNHIRFFTESDGAQYGNNQDKSMLYDQWKNPGDITNVPKQSINNSSYQSTRYLEDASYLRLRNLTLAYTFPKQWLKVAHVEKLRLFAQGLNLFTVTGFKGLDPEVGDSPAGTGAGATGGVLDFSYPASRTIMFGIEIGF; from the coding sequence TTGCAGGTTTCGTACATTGGTATGCAGACACAAGAAGTGGCAATTAAACGCAATCTAAAGATCGTGCTTAAGGCAGATGCTGCTATGCTTGATGAAGTAGTAGTAGTGGCTTATGGTGCTGCAAAAAAGAGCTCGTTAACCGGTTCTGTTGAAATAGTAAAAGCTGATCAGTTGTCAAAAGTACCGGTAAACAGTGTAGACCAAGCATTGCAAGGTAAAGCAGCAGGTGTGCAAGTAACTGCTGCAACTGGACGTCCGGGAGCAAGTGCTAATATTAAGATTCGTGGTACAAGTTCTATATCTGCCGGTAGTGATCCACTATTCGTAATCGATGGTGTACCTGTTTCTTCTGCAGATTTTGCAGCACTAAACTCGAATGATATTGAATATATGTCTGTATTGAAAGATGCATCTGCAACCGCAATATATGGTTCCAGGGGCTCTAATGGTGTTATTCTTATCACAACCAAGAAAGGTCAAAGTGGTAAAACTACAATTGACTTAAAAGCCATTTTTGGAATTTCTACCAGAACCTTATCTGATAGTGATTTTACAATGATGAATGCACAAGAAAAGCTTACTTATGAACGTCAGCTAGGTATTGGCCGCGGTTCATCTGGCGGAGCTAATGGTGGAGCAATGACTGATGCTGAAATTGCTGCTGCTAAAAATACAAATTGGGCTGATGAAATTTTCCGTACCGGTACTACACAGTCTTATGAATTGAATGTGGCAGGAGGTACTGACGCTACTCGTTTCTATTTATCAGGCCAATATTTTGATCAGGATGCTATAGTACCTGGTTCTTACCTTAGAAGAAGTACATTGCGTGCTAATCTTGAGCATAAAATTAAAGATGTAGTGAAAATTGGCTTTAATTCTTCTGCAGGTATTTCCAAGGAAGGTTTGCTAAGAACAGACCGTAATGCTTTGAATCCGTTCAACTATATCTTTAACGCTAATCCTTATGATGCTCCTTATAACGAAGATGGTAGCTATAATACTGACATGAAGGTTGCTGGTAATCAAATTAATATTTTTGAGAATATTGCAAATAATCCTGCAAGCTTAAGTAAACTTAAAATTATTGCAGCTTTCAATTTGGAATGGAGAATTTGGGATCAGCTCAAATATACAACGGTAGCAGGTGTAGATTTTACTCAATATCAAAACTACCAATTTAATAAACCGGAATCTCAATTATCACAGATTTTAGGTTCACCTTATGGTTATCGTAACGATCGTATTCAACAACGTTCTACTTGGGTATGGACCAATATGTTGAGTTATGACAAAACTTTTAATGATGTTCATGAAGTAAAAGCTGCAGCTGCAATGGAAGCTCAATCCAGCCATTACCGTACACTGACAGCTTCTGTTAGTGGTTTTGCAACTGGTAAATTGGATGCTATTTCAGTTGGAGCAACAGATAAAGATGTAGCAGGAAATACTACTGATTGGAGAATGCTTTCATATCTGGCAACTGCTGGTTATACTTATGATAGTAAATACATTATTGATGCAGCGATTCGTTGGGATGGTTCTTCACGTTTTGGAGCAGATAACCAATATGGTATGTTCTGGGCTGTAGGTTTAGGCTGGAACATGGAACGTGAATCATTCTTGCAAGATGTAAGCTGGCTTACTCGTTTGAAAGTTCGTGGTAGTGTAGGTACCAGTGGTAATAATAACATTGGTGATTATGCTGCACAAGGTGTATATGGTTATGGTAGCTATAATGGTGCATCAACTGCTTATCCTGCACGTTTACCGAACCCTGACTTATCTTGGGAAAAGAGTATGCAGGCATCTGTGGGTTTGGATGCTTCTTTGTTCGATTCACGTTTAAATGTTACATTTGATGTCTACCAACGTAAAACAACCGATTTGTTACTTTCAACTCGTTTGTCTATGACTTCAGGGTTCTCAAGTCGTATTGATAATGTTGGTGAATTGATGAACAAAGGGTATGAACTCTCTATCAGTGGTGATCTTATCAGAACCAATGACTGGAAACTGACATTGAATGGAATGATTTCTCAAAATAAGAATGAAATCAAAAAATTATATAAGGGAAATGATATTTCTGTTGGTTGGAATAACCTGATTAAGGAAGGCTATCCTATCAATGTCTATAAGATGGTTCGTTGGGCTGGAGTAAATCCTGCCAATGGTGACGCTTTGTACTATACTGCAGATGGCAGAATTACCAATACTTACAATTCAAATGACGCTGTAGTTTTAGATGGTAAGACTCCTGACCCCAAATATTTTGGTTCTTTTGGTGCAAATCTGTCATATAAAGGATGGGAATTAGCTGCAGATTTCTACTTCTCTGGTGGAAATTATATCTATAATCATATTCGTTTCTTTACGGAAAGTGATGGTGCACAGTATGGTAATAACCAAGATAAGAGTATGCTGTATGACCAATGGAAAAATCCGGGAGATATAACTAATGTGCCCAAACAAAGTATCAACAATAGTTCTTATCAGTCTACCAGATATCTGGAAGATGCTTCATACTTACGTTTGAGAAACTTAACCTTGGCATATACTTTCCCGAAGCAATGGCTAAAGGTAGCCCATGTAGAGAAGTTACGACTTTTTGCACAAGGTTTGAATCTGTTTACTGTAACAGGATTTAAAGGACTTGACCCTGAGGTAGGTGATTCACCTGCAGGTACAGGTGCAGGTGCTACAGGTGGTGTTCTTGACTTTAGCTACCCGGCTTCCAGAACGATCATGTTCGGTATTGAAATAGGTTTCTAA
- a CDS encoding DUF4302 domain-containing protein, which yields MKKIFNLLFISLAVALYSSCTPEEENLFNDSSANRIEATLKADKEVLTSAKNGWLMEYYPSANLTYGGYNILVSFAEDGTVQVASDIYDAGAKVASTYVLKQSAGPVLSFDTHNEIMHFFSDPHNPGGIGSDGKGMEGDFEFTIMEATKDKVILKGKKNLTKIIMTPLAETVAWKDFLQGVQDADEVFSQFIAYKYTEGDFKADVTVSYRNLAITYTEGDNDVTVEAPYIITTEGNIKFREPVVLNGKSIEELKYQPDEKYGTFSPTNGVNALFTPTFPLNYLLLNNDWYFAMSGLGDPQAIARWNAIKTQVMPALGVPLDYALFTPYDATTTAFYWSCGGTVGFLLFNNKTAGDNQVNFTFASRGNNFGVTLWNDYNWSYMVYPFNGKTFTLSADSDENPTVITMTDNSNSKNTIKLYKEEILGPFNK from the coding sequence ATGAAAAAAATATTTAATTTATTATTTATATCGCTTGCCGTCGCTCTTTATTCATCCTGCACACCAGAAGAGGAAAATTTATTTAATGATTCTTCTGCCAATCGTATTGAAGCGACACTAAAGGCTGATAAAGAGGTATTGACAAGTGCCAAGAATGGTTGGTTGATGGAGTACTATCCTTCCGCAAACCTAACTTATGGAGGTTATAATATATTAGTTTCATTTGCAGAAGATGGTACAGTACAAGTAGCAAGTGACATATATGATGCTGGAGCAAAGGTTGCCAGTACGTACGTATTAAAGCAAAGTGCTGGTCCGGTATTGAGTTTTGACACCCACAATGAAATAATGCACTTTTTCTCAGATCCGCATAATCCCGGAGGAATAGGCAGTGATGGAAAAGGTATGGAAGGAGACTTTGAGTTTACTATTATGGAGGCCACTAAAGATAAGGTGATACTAAAAGGAAAGAAGAATCTTACCAAAATCATAATGACTCCATTGGCTGAAACAGTTGCATGGAAAGATTTCTTGCAAGGTGTTCAGGATGCAGATGAAGTGTTTTCTCAATTCATAGCTTATAAATATACAGAGGGTGATTTTAAAGCGGATGTTACAGTTTCATATAGAAACCTTGCAATTACTTATACGGAAGGTGATAATGATGTTACAGTAGAAGCGCCATACATTATAACGACTGAAGGAAATATTAAATTCCGTGAGCCGGTGGTTTTGAATGGAAAGTCAATTGAGGAATTGAAATATCAGCCTGATGAAAAGTATGGTACCTTTTCTCCAACAAATGGTGTAAATGCCCTCTTTACTCCAACTTTCCCACTTAATTATCTTTTGCTCAACAACGACTGGTATTTTGCAATGAGTGGATTAGGAGATCCTCAAGCAATTGCTAGGTGGAATGCTATCAAAACTCAGGTAATGCCGGCATTAGGGGTTCCTTTGGATTATGCATTATTTACACCATATGATGCAACAACTACCGCTTTTTATTGGAGTTGTGGTGGTACAGTAGGATTCTTACTTTTCAATAACAAAACTGCGGGCGACAATCAAGTGAATTTTACATTTGCTTCCAGAGGTAATAATTTTGGTGTCACTTTATGGAATGATTATAATTGGAGCTATATGGTTTATCCATTTAATGGAAAGACTTTCACTTTGTCTGCCGATAGTGACGAAAATCCTACTGTAATAACAATGACAGATAATTCTAATTCTAAAAATACAATCAAATTATATAAAGAGGAAATATTAGGTCCATTCAATAAGTAG